From the genome of Lotus japonicus ecotype B-129 chromosome 6, LjGifu_v1.2, one region includes:
- the LOC130723160 gene encoding acetyl-CoA acetyltransferase 2-like, which translates to MALAPVSSDSIKPRDVCIVGVARTPIGEFHGALSSIPATKLGSIAIEAALKMAKVDPSLVQEVYFGNVFSANLGQAPARQAALGAGIPNSVVCTTINKLCASGLKATILAAQSIQLGINDVVVGGGTDNMSNVPKYLPHARKGSRLGHETVIDPILKDGLMDVYNQIDMVDCAELCAEKFSISREEQDATAILSYERGIAAQECGAFKWEIVPVEVSGGKGKPSIIVDKDESLDKFDAAKLRELPPASENGGSITAGNASSMGDGAAALVLVSGEIALKLGLQVIARIRGYADAAKAPEDFSTAPSLAIPKALSHAGLDASEIDFFEINEAFSVVTLCNQQLLGINSEKLNLHGGAVSLGHPLGCSGARILVTLLGVLKRNNGKYGVGASCNGGGGASALVLELV; encoded by the exons ATGGCTCTGGCACCTGTATCTTCAGACTCTATAAAGCCCAGAG ATGTATGCATTGTTGGTGTTGCGCGCACACCGATTGGTGAGTTTCACGGTGCTCTGTCATCTATTCCGGCAACCAAGCTTGGCTCTATAGCTATTGAAG CTGCTCTTAAAATGGCGAAAGTTGATCCATCACTTGTACAAGAAGTGTACTTTGGGAATGTTTTCAGTGCTAATTTGGGGCAAGCTCCTGCGAGACAAGCTGCTCTTGGAGCAGGAATTCCCAACTCAGTTGTCTGCACTACTATTAACAAACTTTGTGCATCAGGATTGAAAG CTACAATTCTTGCTGCACAGAGTATTCAATTAGGCATAAATGATGTGGTTGTGGGTGGTGGCACGGACAACATGTCTAATGTGCCTAAGTACTTGCCACATGCaag GAAAGGATCCCGCCTTGGACATGAAACGGTTATTGATCCAATTTTGAAAGATGGTTTGATGGATGTGTATAATCAAATTGACATGGTAGACTGTGCTGAACTGTGTGCAGAAAAATTTTCAATATCAAGAGAAGAACAG GATGCCACTGCAATTTTGAGCTATGAGCGTGGAATTGCTGCGCAGGAATGTGGTGCTTTTAAATGGGAAATTGTTCCAGTTGAAGTCTCTGGGGGAAAGGGAAAACCTTCAATTATTGTTGATAAAGATGAAAGTCTAGATAAG TTTGATGCTGCCAAGTTGCGTGAACTTCCACCAGCTTCCGAGAATGGAGGTTCTATTACTGCAGGCAATGCTTCTAGTATGGG TGATGGTGCTGCTGCACTAGTTTTGGTGAGTGGAGAGATAGCTCTGAAGCTTGGGCTTCAAGTTATTGCAAGAATCAGGGGATATGCTGATGCTGCTAAG GCACCAGAGGATTTTTCAACAGCTCCAAGTCTTGCCATTCCCAAAGCTCTTTCCCATGCTGGGTTGGATGCTTCAGAAATTGATTTCTTTGAAATTAATGAAGCATTTTCG GTTGTGACTCTTTGCAATCAGCAGCTTCTTGGAATTAATTCA GAAAAACTAAATTTGCATGGCGGAGCTGTATCCTTGGGGCATCCTCTTGGTTGCAGTGGGGCTCGTATCCTGGTGACACTTTTAGGG GTCCTGAAGCGTAACAATGGGAAATATGGAGTTGGTGCTTCTTGCAATGGAGGTGGTGGAGCTTCTGCCCTTGTTTTGGAGCTTGTGTAA
- the LOC130723159 gene encoding 6,7,8-trihydroxycoumarin synthase-like — protein MILSFSSVQYLVLALPPLLVLFIILLKKKSINKKLPLPPGPRGLPIIGNLHQLDSLNFHFQLWNLSKIYGPIFSLRFGIKKAIIISTPKMAQKILNDHDLAVCTRAPTLSQKRISYNAMDMNFSPYNDYWREIRKIAAIHFFSAKKVSSFSHVRKYEVKQMIQKISSHISSSKVTNLSEIIMSVASCTISRIAFGRIYDEDGAENSIFHSLLVQGQAMFLTFFFSDYIPFMGWIDKLTGSLARLDKTINSFDAFFQQVLDEHLDPNRIKDQTQEDDIVDTLLQLRNQGSLSIDLTDEHIKAFMMDLLIGSTDTSVAASVWLMTGLMKNPTAMKKVQEEIRNLCGNKDFIDEVDIQKLEYLKAVIKETLRFYPLAPLIPRETIKNIIVDGYEIPAKTIVYVNVWAIHRDPEAWKDPHEFNPDRFLNKNIEFKGRDFELIPFGAGRRVCPGMPQGIATLELITANLLNSFDWETPPEMTREEIDDKGLQGLARHKKNHLCLIAKNRE, from the exons ATGATACTGTCCTTCTCATCTGTTCAGTACTTAGTACTAGCTCTTCCTCCTCTGTTGGTACTCTTCATTATCCTGTTGAAGAAGAAATCCATCAACAAGAAACTTCCACTTCCACCAGGTCCAAGAGGCCTTCCTATCATAGGTAACCTTCATCAACTTGACAGTTTGAATTTCCATTTTCAACTCTGGAACCTCTCAAAGATCTATGGTCCAATTTTTTCCCTTCGATTTGGCATCAAGAAAGCCATCATTATTTCCACACCTAAAATGGCCCAAAAGATCCTCAATGACCATGATCTTGCTGTTTGCACCAGAGCTCCCACACTTAGCCAGAAAAGAATTTCTTACAATGCCATGGACATGAATTTTTCCCCATACAATGATTACTggagagaaatcagaaaaatTGCTGCCATCCATTTCTTCAGCGCGAAAAAGGTCTCTAGCTTTTCCCATGTAAGAAAATATGAGGTCAAGCAAATGATTCAAAAGATATCTAGCCATATTTCTTCTTCCAAAGTCACAAACTTGAGTGAGATCATAATGTCTGTCGCGAGCTGTACTATTTCCAGGATTGCTTTTGGGAGAATCTATGATGAGGATGGAGCTGAAAACAGCATCTTCCATAGCCTTCTTGTTCAGGGACAAGCCATGTTTCTAACCTTCTTCTTTTCAGATTACATTCCTTTCATGGGGTGGATTGATAAACTCACAGGCTCACTCGCTCGTCTTGATAAAACTATCAACTCGTTCGATGCCTTTTTCCAACAAGTCCTTGATGAGCACCTCGATCCTAATAGGATCAAAGATCAAACCCAGGAGGATGATATAGTTGATACGCTACTCCAGCTTAGAAACCAGGGTTCCCTCTCAATTGATCTCACCGATGAACACATTAAAGCTTTCATGATG GACCTTCTTATAGGATCAACTGACACGAGTGTAGCCGCATCAGTTTGGCTCATGACTGGATTAATGAAGAACCCAACAGCAATGAAGAAAGTCCAAGAAGAAATAAGAAATCTATGTGGCAACAAAGACTTCATCGATGAAGTGGATATTCAAAAACTCGAATACTTGAAGGCAGTTATAAAAGAGACACTCAGATTTTATCCGCTGGCGCCACTAATACCAAGAGaaacaattaaaaatattatcgTAGATGGGTATGAAATACCAGCCAAGACAATTGTTTATGTAAACGTTTGGGCCATCCATAGGGATCCTGAGGCTTGGAAAGACCCACACGAGTTTAATCCTGATAGATTCCTAAACAAGAACATAGAGTTTAAGGGACGAGACTTTGAGCTCATTCCGTTTGGTGCCGGGCGTAGAGTTTGCCCTGGCATGCCACAAGGAATCGCCACGTTGGAGCTCATAACTGCAAACCTATTAAACTCATTTGATTGGGAAACGCCTCCTGAGATGACGCGGGAAGAGATTGATGATAAAGGGCTACAAGGACTTGCTCGACACAAGAAAAATCACCTGTGTCTTATTGCCAAGAACCGTGAGTGA
- the LOC130723158 gene encoding L-ascorbate oxidase homolog, whose translation MGGVIMLMLFLCLFAGTISVVWGEDPYFYLTWNVTYGTISPLGVPQQAILINDRFPGPNINATTNNNLVIKVFNNLDEPFLLTWNGIQQRKNSWQDGVAGTNCPIPPGTHFTYHFQVKDQIGSYFYSPTTAMHRAAGGFGSLRINSRLLIPVPYPDPEDDYTVLINDWYTKSHTILKKLLDSGRSIGRPTGVLINGKTAKGDGKDEPLFTMKPGKTYKYRVCNVGLKDTLNFRIQGHPMKIVEVEGSHVVQNNYDSIDVHVGQCFSALVTANKKPMDYYIVASSRFTKGVLTGKGIIRYANGKGGPPAPEIPKAPIGWAWSLNQFHSFHWNLTASAARPNPQGSYKYGQINITRTIKLSNSVSRTKGKLRYAINGVSHVDPETPVKLAEYFGIGDKVFKYDTITDNPPPNIGTAVTLQPNVLNVTFRNFIEIIFENNEKSVQTYHLDGYSFFVVGSEPGTWSPVKRKDYNLLDAVSRHTVPVFPKSWSAIMLTFDNAGMWNLRSEMAENRYLGQQLYLSVMSPERSTNDEYPMPENILRCGLVKNLPKPKP comes from the exons ATGGGTGGAGTAATAATGTTGATGCTCTTTCTATGCCTTTTTGCTGGGACAATATCTGtggtttggggtgaagatccttACTTCTACTTGACATGGAATGTTACATATGGAACCATTTCTCCATTGGGTGTACCCCAGCAAGCCATTCTCATCAACGACCGATTTCCTGGACCCAATATCAATGCCACCACAAATAATAACCTAGTTATTAAGGTCTTCAACAATCTTGATGAGCCTTTCCTTTTGACATG GAATGGTATCCAACAAAGGAAGAATTCATGGCAAGACGGTGTTGCCGGAACAAACTGCCCCATTCCTCCAGGGACACACTTCACCTACCATTTCCAAGTGAAGGATCAAATAGGTAGCTACTTTTATTCCCCAACCACAGCAATGCACAGAGCAGCAGGTGGTTTTGGCAGCCTCCGTATAAACAGTCGCTTGCTCATTCCGGTACCTTATCCCGATCCTGAGGATGACTACACTGTTCTCATCAATGACTGGTACACAAAGAGCCACACCATACTGAAGAAATTGTTGGATAGTGGGAGATCTATTGGTAGACCTACAGGTGTTCTCATCAATGGAAAAACAGCCAAAG GTGATGGAAAAGATGAGCCACTCTTCACCATGAAGCCTGGAAAGACCTACAAATACAGAGTGTGCAATGTTGGCCTCAAGGACACCCTCAATTTCAGGATCCAAGGCCATCCCATGAAAATTGTTGAGGTAGAAGGCTCCCATGTGGTGCAAAATAACTATGACTCTATTGATGTCCACGTAGGTCAATGCTTTTCTGCTCTTGTCACGGCTAATAAGAAGCCAATGGATTACTACATCGTGGCTTCAAGTCGCTTCACCAAAGGTGTTTTAACAG GTAAGGGTATAATCCGTTATGCCAATGGTAAGGGTGGTCCTCCTGCACCAGAGATCCCAAAGGCACCCATTGGTTGGGCATGGTCTCTCAACCAGTTCCATTCCTTCCACTGGAACCTCACTGCTAGTGCTGCCAGGCCCAACCCTCAGGGCTCCTACAAATATGGTCAGATAAATATCACTCGCACCATCAAGCTCAGTAACTCAGTTAGCAGAACAAAGGGCAAGCTTCGCTACGCCATCAATGGTGTCTCCCATGTTGACCCAGAAACTCCCGTCAAGCTTGCTGAATACTTTGGTATTGGGGACAAGGTATTCAAATATGATACTATCACAGACAACCCACCCCCCAACATTGGAACCGCTGTAACGTTACAACCAAATGTCCTCAATGTTACATTCCGTAATTTCATCGAGATCATCTTTGAGAACAATGAAAAATCAGTCCAGACATATCACCTGGATGGTTACTCATTTTTTGTAGTCGG CTCAGAACCAGGAACATGGAGCCCAGTGAAAAGGAAGGACTATAACCTTCTTGATGCTGTGAGCAGACACACAGTTCCAGTCTTCCCAAAATCTTGGTCGGCGATCATGTTGACATTCGACAATGCTGGAATGTGGAATCTGAGATCAGAGATGGCTGAGAATCGCTACCTGGGACAACAACTCTACCTTAGTGTTATGTCCCCTGAGCGTTCTACCAATGATGAATACCCTATGCCAGAGAACATATTGCGTTGCGGTCTTGTAAAGAATTTGCCAAAGCCAAAACCATAA
- the LOC130726632 gene encoding uncharacterized protein LOC130726632 isoform X1 → MALITASSETTEFKSFNDDAWYTVCVTMDSEQTLKVRYQNFPEDHDNLFEPTFFESEEQLQDFQERFRPLSKQLQDSECRQLRRGVKVCACHHFSSDDVRFYDAVVDAVIKGDHSFEKAEEVCHCKFVLFWLHGPNAENLTTSTVENICIVQPVKPDPAVDSFLKMTRERLGVISSPSILTPKGVCGLEMVAYRDEGSNTVPMLAYGNDGSKTAPRIGYFERVRKETRRARKSSSKLCLPAVSCDAKRTEDSDLGGKRNVCMILIGNLDRELCPLTVEQFLQRHASVSSRVFIFPSLSWEMYTRGAILLNSETVFQKLCEFLTDPHHIITSSTGRYIPWVIIDMVAGLKNVKASIGTLIPISQSALQNGKKGTRQSLKIVSSESPEFKIASDLRDMFVEFSDHQERLHKKLALEERRVIAA, encoded by the exons ATGGCTCTGATCACAGCTTCATCTGAAACCACCGAGTTCAAGAGCTTCAACGACGACGCTTGGTACACTGTCTGCGTAACAATGGACTCCGAACAAACCCTCAAAGTCAGGTACCAAAACTTCCCTGAGGATCACGACAATCTCTTCGAACCCACATTCTTCGAATCGGAGGAACAGCTTCAAGATTTCCAAGAGAGATTCAGACCCCTCTCTAAACAGCTTCAAGATTCCGAGTGCCGCCAGCTCCGTCGCGGCGTTAAGGTCTGCGCTTGCCACCATTTCAGCTCCGACGACGTTCGCTTCTACGACGCCGTCGTCGACGCG GTGATAAAAGGCGATCATTCTTTTGAAAAAGCAGAGGAAGTGTGCCACTGCAAATTTGTGCTCTTCTGGTTACATGGGCCTAATGCTGAAAATTTGACCACTAGCACTGTGGAGAATATTTGCATAGTTCAGCCTGTGAAGCCAGATCCGGCAGTGGATTCATTTCTGAAGATGACAAGAGAGAGATTAGGAGTTATCTCTTCTCCATCTATTTTAACACCGAAGGGAGTTTGTGGATTGGAAATGGTGGCATATCGCGATGAAGGCTCAAACACTGTCCCTATGCTGGCATATGGCAATGATGGCTCAAAGACTGCCCCTAGAATTGGTTATTTTGAACGAGTGCGAAAG GAAACACGACGTGCCAGGAAATCTTCCTCCAAACTTTGTTTACCTGCAG TCAGCTGTGATGCCAAAAGAACGGAAGATAGTGATCTTGGAGGTAAAAGGAATGTgtgtatgattttgattggaaaTCTTGATAGAGAACTATGCCCATTAACAGTTGAACAATTCCTACAAAGACATGCTTCAGTATCATCTAgagtcttcatttttccaagtTTGTCATGGGAGATGTATACAAGGGGGGCCATTCTGTTGAATTCTGAAACAGTGTTCCAAAAGCTTTGTGAGTTTTTGACAGATCCCCACCACATCATAACATCTTCAACTGGCAGGTATAT ACCATGGGTGATAATTGATATGGTAGCGGGTCTCAAAAATGTCAAAGCATCCATAGGAACATTGATTCCtatatctcag AGTGCATTACAGAATGGAAAGAAAGGAACCAGGCAAAGTTTGAAGATTGTATCTTCAGAAAGTCCTGAATTCAAGATAGCTAGTGATCTGAGGGATATGTTTGTGGAATTTTCTGATCACCAAGAGCGGCTACACAAGAAGCTTGCACTTGAGGAGAGAAGGGTAATTGCAGCTTAG
- the LOC130726632 gene encoding uncharacterized protein LOC130726632 isoform X2 produces the protein MALITASSETTEFKSFNDDAWYTVCVTMDSEQTLKVRYQNFPEDHDNLFEPTFFESEEQLQDFQERFRPLSKQLQDSECRQLRRGVKVCACHHFSSDDVRFYDAVVDAVIKGDHSFEKAEEVCHCKFVLFWLHGPNAENLTTSTVENICIVQPVKPDPAVDSFLKMTRERLGVISSPSILTPKGVCGLEMVAYRDEGSNTVPMLAYGNDGSKTAPRIGYFERVRKETRRARKSSSKLCLPAVSCDAKRTEDSDLGGKRNVCMILIGNLDRELCPLTVEQFLQRHASVSSRVFIFPSLSWEMYTRGAILLNSETVFQKLCEFLTDPHHIITSSTGRPWVIIDMVAGLKNVKASIGTLIPISQSALQNGKKGTRQSLKIVSSESPEFKIASDLRDMFVEFSDHQERLHKKLALEERRVIAA, from the exons ATGGCTCTGATCACAGCTTCATCTGAAACCACCGAGTTCAAGAGCTTCAACGACGACGCTTGGTACACTGTCTGCGTAACAATGGACTCCGAACAAACCCTCAAAGTCAGGTACCAAAACTTCCCTGAGGATCACGACAATCTCTTCGAACCCACATTCTTCGAATCGGAGGAACAGCTTCAAGATTTCCAAGAGAGATTCAGACCCCTCTCTAAACAGCTTCAAGATTCCGAGTGCCGCCAGCTCCGTCGCGGCGTTAAGGTCTGCGCTTGCCACCATTTCAGCTCCGACGACGTTCGCTTCTACGACGCCGTCGTCGACGCG GTGATAAAAGGCGATCATTCTTTTGAAAAAGCAGAGGAAGTGTGCCACTGCAAATTTGTGCTCTTCTGGTTACATGGGCCTAATGCTGAAAATTTGACCACTAGCACTGTGGAGAATATTTGCATAGTTCAGCCTGTGAAGCCAGATCCGGCAGTGGATTCATTTCTGAAGATGACAAGAGAGAGATTAGGAGTTATCTCTTCTCCATCTATTTTAACACCGAAGGGAGTTTGTGGATTGGAAATGGTGGCATATCGCGATGAAGGCTCAAACACTGTCCCTATGCTGGCATATGGCAATGATGGCTCAAAGACTGCCCCTAGAATTGGTTATTTTGAACGAGTGCGAAAG GAAACACGACGTGCCAGGAAATCTTCCTCCAAACTTTGTTTACCTGCAG TCAGCTGTGATGCCAAAAGAACGGAAGATAGTGATCTTGGAGGTAAAAGGAATGTgtgtatgattttgattggaaaTCTTGATAGAGAACTATGCCCATTAACAGTTGAACAATTCCTACAAAGACATGCTTCAGTATCATCTAgagtcttcatttttccaagtTTGTCATGGGAGATGTATACAAGGGGGGCCATTCTGTTGAATTCTGAAACAGTGTTCCAAAAGCTTTGTGAGTTTTTGACAGATCCCCACCACATCATAACATCTTCAACTGGCAG ACCATGGGTGATAATTGATATGGTAGCGGGTCTCAAAAATGTCAAAGCATCCATAGGAACATTGATTCCtatatctcag AGTGCATTACAGAATGGAAAGAAAGGAACCAGGCAAAGTTTGAAGATTGTATCTTCAGAAAGTCCTGAATTCAAGATAGCTAGTGATCTGAGGGATATGTTTGTGGAATTTTCTGATCACCAAGAGCGGCTACACAAGAAGCTTGCACTTGAGGAGAGAAGGGTAATTGCAGCTTAG